Proteins encoded by one window of Bacteroidia bacterium:
- a CDS encoding T9SS type A sorting domain-containing protein — protein sequence MKSRKTLLMIAAIFILSETLTAQPYQSIFGSTNTSWKIAALNLPGTFTDSMFTLTDTTINLKIYKKIGSSYFQNVAGYLREDSSNSLGYFYSTFDSIEREIYNLNLSVGDSFYFNGAWPIMPGYYLVDSIYTLSGKKHLRFNTFTYWNEKFEFIESVGVNINLDYQSNSLRQNSFLLCNYHNTLQNYLNTNSNFTGCNLITGLNELNHVTISLYPNPTNDIFHVDLFENSEVEIFNNVGCKIFSKYFQKQNLRISFSAIAGNAYGIYFLRIKSYDTYSSAKLIYINN from the coding sequence ATGAAATCTCGAAAAACATTGTTGATGATTGCTGCAATTTTTATTTTATCTGAAACTTTGACTGCTCAACCGTATCAATCAATCTTCGGTAGTACAAACACCAGTTGGAAAATTGCTGCCTTAAATTTACCTGGCACATTTACTGATTCTATGTTTACTCTTACAGATACTACAATTAATTTAAAAATTTATAAAAAAATAGGGTCTTCTTATTTTCAAAACGTTGCCGGCTATTTGCGAGAGGACTCATCAAATTCATTGGGTTATTTTTATTCGACTTTCGATTCGATTGAAAGGGAAATATACAATTTAAATTTATCAGTTGGTGACAGTTTTTATTTTAATGGTGCCTGGCCAATCATGCCGGGTTATTATCTTGTAGATTCTATCTACACACTTTCAGGTAAAAAGCATTTGCGATTTAACACATTTACTTATTGGAATGAAAAATTTGAATTTATTGAAAGTGTCGGTGTTAATATTAATCTAGATTATCAATCTAATTCTCTTAGACAGAATTCTTTTTTACTCTGCAATTATCATAATACTCTGCAAAATTATTTAAACACTAATTCTAATTTTACCGGATGCAATTTAATTACTGGACTTAATGAGTTAAATCATGTTACGATTAGCCTTTATCCAAATCCAACAAATGATATTTTTCACGTTGACTTATTTGAAAATTCAGAAGTCGAGATATTTAATAATGTTGGATGTAAAATATTTTCAAAATATTTTCAAAAGCAAAATCTAAGAATTTCCTTTTCGGCAATTGCAGGAAATGCTTACGGCATTTATTTCCTAAGAATTAAGTCATATGATACTTATTCTTCTGCTAAATTAATTTATATTAACAATTAA
- a CDS encoding DUF5606 domain-containing protein: MSLKKIMFISGMPGLYQLVAQSRSGFIAESLADKKRLHVSNNQQVSMLSDISIFTTSEDIKLADVFRTMTTLEDKQTKVDLNADGSVILAAFEKIVPDFDKDRVYASDIKKVFKWYNLLKDKIDLAAKEESAENAATENAAPVEAEKTEPVEATETKPKAKRKTKKAENDKE; encoded by the coding sequence ATGAGTTTGAAAAAAATCATGTTTATCTCCGGAATGCCCGGTTTGTATCAATTAGTTGCACAAAGTCGCAGCGGCTTTATTGCAGAATCTCTTGCCGATAAAAAACGATTGCATGTCAGCAACAACCAACAAGTAAGTATGCTTTCCGATATCAGCATCTTTACCACTTCAGAAGATATTAAACTGGCTGATGTTTTCCGCACCATGACTACGCTTGAAGATAAGCAAACCAAGGTTGATTTGAATGCAGATGGCTCTGTAATTCTTGCTGCCTTTGAAAAAATTGTACCCGACTTTGACAAAGACAGAGTTTATGCCTCTGACATAAAAAAAGTGTTCAAATGGTACAACCTGCTTAAAGACAAAATTGATTTAGCGGCAAAAGAAGAATCGGCAGAAAATGCAGCTACAGAAAATGCTGCTCCTGTTGAAGCAGAGAAAACTGAACCTGTTGAAGCAACAGAAACAAAGCCAAAAGCAAAGCGCAAGACTAAAAAAGCAGAAAACGATAAAGAATAA
- a CDS encoding S8 family serine peptidase, whose translation MSKKSIYLTIILLLNFSSFLALAQESTPRAGILWLTISDQSFIPDSLGITANQGFNGFLQSKSMQYYKQVMPWAPTERLRNIYELKCNFNESQLYSEIQSQFNNAFSYMELRYEPIPCYDPADYMWWLTTQTPTDWLWHIMKIQGNLAWDITKGDPNLKVALVDDGIDMTHPDLIGKIDPPNDFYTGGTFTVASHGTSTGTLLAAETVDQGQTPNGQLASIGYNTKIMFGGWGGGTAACLYASQTLNAKIISISWYYGCSSSANDLLIEQQINDNGTTIFRAAGNGSGNCGGGKLYPFSGLEDPRTIVVTSSDKDDHHQNINPGGGTNSHYPEVDICSPGYCLLAGIQVSANPTWPYYGCWGGTSQSTPIAAGVGALMLSVNSCLTSTSIQDIIKSTADPIVDAANYPGMVGAGRINAYQAVLAAQGMYSSTIDLFMKDITHDFGVEPDPNNSPMWISDDIWVRKQNDGFVNQTHQNPEYWINPNTDNYIYVRVRNKSCTDFISTPSDLLHLHWAKAASALSWPSYWDGTAPPCAPGAPMGDEVPSSPQQIPNIPAGGEIILEFPWHVPNPALYSACNPEPWHFCLLSRIDSPQDPMTFTEAASVYDNAKNNNNIAWKNLTVVDSFPGIVSNGDCFSDRVVGGTIAIGNPFDDIVDNYKLEFMLDDNNRGIPIFEQAEIKLTLDDLSWEKWIQGGQQAENIEIRREDCHQLIITGNPAYLNNLAYNPNERSTMHVSFNFLTDKVDETPQFDYHVIQRRSGDEKIIGGELYRILKPLRYLFGADGGSDDAISEGSSTTLNAATIGESAYYNWYDEEGNLIYSGNSLTVTPEITTKYKLEVIAMSDGFASYDTVTVKIKDCEIQSITPNPATTQITVQYKAENISSGYLVITHPSGTPNDNFILNLNQNTKVINTSNYAAGNYNLILICDGQVRDTKVLNIQ comes from the coding sequence ATGTCAAAAAAATCAATCTATCTAACTATTATTCTCTTATTGAATTTTAGTTCATTCTTAGCACTTGCGCAGGAATCAACTCCTCGGGCAGGAATTTTATGGTTGACAATTTCTGACCAAAGTTTTATTCCCGATTCTCTCGGCATAACTGCAAATCAAGGTTTCAATGGTTTCCTGCAATCTAAAAGCATGCAGTATTATAAACAAGTTATGCCTTGGGCACCAACAGAGAGATTAAGAAATATTTACGAACTAAAATGTAACTTCAACGAATCTCAGCTTTATTCTGAAATTCAATCTCAATTTAATAATGCTTTTAGCTACATGGAATTAAGATATGAACCAATCCCTTGTTATGACCCTGCTGATTATATGTGGTGGCTTACTACGCAAACTCCGACAGATTGGCTTTGGCATATAATGAAAATTCAAGGTAATCTTGCTTGGGACATTACGAAGGGAGACCCAAATCTAAAAGTTGCTCTTGTGGATGATGGGATTGATATGACACACCCTGATTTAATTGGCAAGATTGACCCCCCTAATGATTTTTACACAGGAGGAACATTTACAGTTGCTTCTCATGGTACTTCAACAGGAACTTTATTAGCTGCTGAAACCGTTGACCAAGGCCAAACACCAAACGGTCAACTTGCTTCAATCGGCTACAATACAAAAATAATGTTTGGGGGTTGGGGCGGGGGAACTGCTGCATGCCTCTATGCAAGTCAAACGTTGAATGCAAAAATTATTTCCATTAGTTGGTATTATGGCTGTTCAAGTTCAGCTAACGACTTGCTCATAGAACAACAAATCAATGACAACGGAACAACTATTTTTCGTGCTGCTGGTAATGGCTCAGGGAATTGTGGGGGAGGAAAACTGTATCCTTTCTCTGGTTTAGAGGACCCGCGAACAATTGTAGTTACAAGTAGCGATAAAGATGACCATCATCAAAATATAAATCCCGGAGGCGGCACGAATAGCCACTATCCTGAAGTTGATATTTGTTCACCAGGCTATTGTTTGCTTGCTGGAATACAGGTCTCAGCCAATCCAACTTGGCCGTATTATGGTTGTTGGGGAGGTACTTCTCAGAGTACACCAATTGCAGCAGGTGTAGGTGCATTAATGCTATCTGTAAACAGTTGCTTAACTTCTACAAGTATTCAAGACATAATAAAATCAACAGCAGACCCAATCGTTGATGCAGCAAATTACCCCGGTATGGTAGGCGCAGGTCGTATCAATGCTTACCAAGCTGTTCTTGCAGCACAAGGCATGTATTCATCAACTATAGACCTGTTCATGAAAGACATTACTCACGACTTCGGTGTTGAACCCGACCCCAATAATAGTCCAATGTGGATAAGTGATGATATTTGGGTTCGGAAACAAAACGATGGATTTGTAAATCAGACTCATCAAAATCCAGAGTATTGGATTAATCCAAACACTGACAATTATATATATGTTCGAGTTAGAAATAAAAGTTGTACGGATTTTATAAGCACACCTTCTGATTTGCTCCATTTGCATTGGGCAAAGGCAGCTTCTGCATTATCATGGCCAAGCTATTGGGATGGAACTGCACCACCATGCGCACCCGGTGCGCCAATGGGTGATGAAGTCCCGTCATCCCCGCAGCAAATTCCAAACATTCCTGCGGGAGGTGAAATAATATTAGAATTTCCTTGGCATGTTCCAAATCCTGCACTTTATTCTGCTTGCAACCCCGAACCTTGGCATTTTTGTTTACTATCAAGAATTGATTCACCCCAAGACCCAATGACATTTACAGAAGCTGCCAGCGTGTATGACAATGCCAAAAACAATAACAACATCGCGTGGAAAAATTTAACTGTTGTTGATAGTTTTCCCGGTATTGTCTCAAACGGTGATTGTTTTAGTGACCGCGTAGTTGGCGGTACAATTGCAATAGGAAATCCTTTTGATGATATAGTAGATAATTACAAACTTGAATTTATGCTTGACGATAATAACCGAGGCATTCCCATTTTTGAGCAAGCAGAAATAAAACTAACTCTTGATGATTTGTCTTGGGAAAAATGGATTCAAGGAGGACAACAAGCTGAAAATATTGAAATCAGGCGGGAGGATTGCCACCAATTAATCATAACGGGAAATCCTGCTTACCTGAATAACTTGGCTTATAATCCAAATGAACGTAGTACCATGCACGTAAGTTTCAATTTTCTAACTGATAAGGTTGATGAAACTCCACAATTCGATTATCACGTAATTCAAAGGCGTTCAGGAGACGAAAAAATAATCGGAGGAGAATTATATCGCATTCTTAAACCATTACGTTATTTGTTTGGTGCCGATGGAGGTAGCGATGATGCTATTTCAGAAGGTTCAAGCACAACACTTAACGCTGCAACCATTGGTGAATCGGCATACTACAACTGGTATGATGAAGAAGGTAATCTCATTTATTCTGGCAATAGCTTGACTGTCACACCTGAAATTACAACCAAATACAAACTCGAAGTAATAGCAATGAGTGATGGATTTGCAAGTTATGATACCGTCACTGTAAAAATCAAAGACTGCGAAATTCAATCCATCACACCCAATCCCGCAACTACACAAATTACAGTTCAATACAAAGCGGAGAATATTTCATCCGGTTATCTTGTAATTACGCACCCTTCCGGCACACCAAACGATAATTTCATTTTGAATCTTAATCAAAACACAAAAGTGATTAATACATCAAATTATGCAGCCGGAAATTACAATCTAATTCTAATTTGTGATGGTCAAGTTAGAGACACAAAAGTTTTAAATATTCAATAA
- a CDS encoding M3 family oligoendopeptidase, whose product MSLTTENIGKANRHFLKSDFNVTTWDNLKPYYENLISRTINSKEELIEWLQDRSELESALQENLAWRYIRMSCDNTNEKLQQDYNFYVREIDPNISPEDNKLNEKLMTCPFSDSLSETDYRNYLRNVKQRISLFRKENIPLLAELAEKQQIFGQISGAQTITYHNQELTLQQASVWLKNTDRSIREAVYKKITARRLEDKKQLDDLYTSLIQLRHQVSLNAGFKNFRDYSFAALERFDYSVEDCYRFHESIESEIKPVINKIEDYRKTKLGVDALMPWDLAVDPTGKPPIKPFSNTQEMVQKTISCLQEIDPEFASCISLLDEMNRFDLDSRKGKSPGGYNYPLYETGVPFIFMNSTGQLRDLVTMVHESGHAVHAVLAHNLPFHEMRSCPSEVAELASMSMELLTMEHWHHFISDEKELKRAKLEHLTSLIDILPWIAIVDAFQQWVYMHPEHSVVEREKEFVKLYNRFSGSVVNWHANEKVKENLWQKQIHIFDSPFYYIEYGMAQLGAIALWKNYKSNPKETIIKYKQALSLGYTRTIGEIYAAAGVKFDFSASYIHELSQFVQSEIKMLQ is encoded by the coding sequence ATGTCTCTGACAACTGAAAATATAGGAAAGGCAAACCGTCATTTTCTTAAAAGTGATTTTAATGTAACCACGTGGGACAATCTAAAGCCCTACTATGAAAACCTGATTTCGCGCACGATTAACTCTAAGGAAGAATTAATTGAATGGCTGCAGGACAGAAGCGAATTAGAATCGGCACTTCAAGAAAATCTGGCCTGGCGTTATATCCGGATGAGTTGCGATAATACCAATGAAAAACTGCAACAGGATTACAATTTTTATGTCAGAGAAATAGACCCTAACATTTCTCCTGAAGATAATAAGCTGAATGAAAAATTGATGACCTGCCCCTTTTCAGATTCACTTTCTGAAACAGATTACAGAAACTATCTGCGCAATGTAAAGCAACGGATTTCTTTGTTCAGAAAAGAAAATATTCCGCTGCTTGCTGAACTTGCAGAAAAGCAACAAATATTCGGGCAGATTTCGGGAGCACAAACTATCACATACCACAATCAGGAGCTTACTTTACAACAAGCATCTGTATGGCTAAAAAATACAGACAGAAGTATTCGTGAGGCTGTTTACAAAAAAATTACTGCAAGACGATTAGAAGACAAAAAGCAGTTAGATGATTTGTACACCAGTCTGATTCAGCTTCGACATCAGGTTTCATTAAATGCAGGTTTCAAAAATTTCAGAGATTACTCCTTTGCAGCTTTAGAAAGATTTGATTACAGCGTTGAAGATTGCTACCGTTTTCATGAAAGTATTGAATCGGAAATTAAACCTGTTATCAATAAAATTGAAGATTACAGAAAAACAAAACTTGGTGTTGACGCTTTAATGCCCTGGGATTTGGCTGTTGATCCAACAGGTAAACCACCAATAAAGCCTTTCAGCAATACTCAGGAAATGGTTCAGAAAACCATATCCTGTTTACAAGAAATTGACCCGGAATTTGCCAGTTGCATATCGCTGCTCGATGAGATGAATCGTTTTGATTTGGATTCACGAAAAGGTAAATCTCCGGGTGGTTACAACTATCCTTTATACGAAACTGGTGTTCCATTCATTTTTATGAACAGCACAGGACAGTTACGCGATTTGGTGACGATGGTACATGAAAGCGGACATGCAGTGCATGCAGTGCTGGCACACAATCTTCCATTTCATGAAATGCGAAGCTGCCCTTCTGAAGTTGCAGAACTTGCATCAATGTCAATGGAATTGTTGACCATGGAACACTGGCATCATTTTATATCAGATGAAAAAGAATTAAAACGTGCCAAACTTGAACATCTGACAAGCTTGATTGATATTCTCCCATGGATAGCAATCGTAGATGCTTTTCAGCAATGGGTTTATATGCACCCTGAACATAGTGTGGTTGAACGCGAAAAGGAGTTTGTAAAACTTTACAATCGCTTTAGCGGAAGTGTTGTTAACTGGCATGCCAATGAAAAAGTAAAAGAAAATTTATGGCAGAAACAAATCCACATTTTTGATTCGCCATTCTATTACATTGAATATGGAATGGCACAATTAGGTGCTATTGCACTATGGAAGAATTATAAAAGTAATCCTAAAGAAACCATCATCAAATACAAACAGGCACTGTCGCTTGGTTACACACGCACCATTGGCGAAATATATGCTGCTGCCGGGGTGAAGTTTGATTTTTCGGCCAGCTACATTCATGAGTTGTCGCAGTTTGTTCAATCAGAAATAAAAATGTTGCAATAA
- a CDS encoding BNR-repeat neuraminidase N-terminal domain-containing protein — MFKRKKLLSQTPSMRTNLRMAMYIGSASLSGLVVLLLIVFNISKREISKAEYSGMQVINTEVFQNTDVVYRGSVNNPIIGIMIDVKGYKTAVKLNSITFSLKGTTQPYFKQVENVKVWSSGQAKTFSGLKQLYQSIAPSEGNVRIDINSMLSPGINYLWISTDIKTSAMPAAVIDAELTSLTVNGSSLLPLLASAPGNKKIRNNTALFSVRSGNFNDLSLWNSQRDGKGTTPANIPQNTCFFIQSGHEFTLSESDTSSIAVVENNGKLNCDKQYALKEVCVEQGAIFQLNENENKSGNLELLILKDGSNYIHNSTGSFASEHAQLSNTSQVVFMKYGNHSFGKDVAWGNVMFDAAQGVDANIGKAFRNIYGNLELRNTGKGSLFTEGVNIMSVKGDFIVSGGSFEGVRNVNSKLVLNVGGSFKVLAGNISDVVNKTTPGARTTFNLYGDVMLLGGKIMLNNADDDGSFINIMGHENPQVRWMQTDKAQVELCNVAIKPEKELFLKGDKIGDIPAGRLFSVERNAKLWCAALSVTGQGRFSLADNATLGIGHSKGINSEKSEGNILTKERQFSSGANYIYYMAVSPQTMGEFVTFPKEKTIRNLVIKKDSPMQQVNLASDLFVSDQVKVSMGDFNRGSFKLQLSDVSESLHRLN; from the coding sequence ATGTTTAAGCGAAAAAAATTATTAAGTCAAACTCCTTCTATGCGCACCAACCTGCGCATGGCCATGTATATTGGCTCTGCTTCCTTGTCGGGACTCGTGGTGCTATTGCTCATTGTTTTTAATATTTCAAAACGAGAAATTTCTAAAGCTGAGTATAGCGGCATGCAGGTTATTAATACAGAAGTTTTTCAGAATACAGATGTTGTTTATCGCGGTAGTGTTAACAATCCTATAATTGGAATTATGATTGACGTAAAAGGATATAAGACTGCTGTTAAACTTAATTCAATAACATTTTCATTGAAAGGAACCACACAACCTTATTTCAAGCAGGTTGAAAATGTTAAAGTTTGGTCATCAGGTCAAGCAAAAACATTTTCCGGTCTCAAACAACTTTATCAGTCCATAGCACCTTCTGAAGGCAATGTTCGAATTGATATTAACAGCATGCTTTCTCCGGGCATAAATTATTTGTGGATTAGTACAGACATTAAGACTTCGGCAATGCCTGCTGCTGTTATTGATGCAGAACTTACTTCACTCACGGTGAACGGTTCATCTTTATTGCCACTGCTTGCATCAGCACCGGGAAATAAGAAAATAAGAAATAATACAGCTCTTTTCTCTGTGCGTTCAGGTAATTTCAACGATTTGTCTTTATGGAATTCACAGCGTGATGGTAAAGGCACCACACCGGCAAATATTCCTCAAAACACCTGCTTTTTTATTCAAAGCGGACATGAGTTTACATTAAGTGAAAGCGACACCTCTTCAATTGCTGTGGTAGAGAATAATGGCAAATTGAATTGTGATAAACAATATGCATTAAAAGAGGTTTGTGTTGAACAAGGTGCCATTTTTCAACTTAATGAAAATGAAAATAAATCGGGCAATTTAGAGCTTTTGATTTTGAAGGATGGCTCAAATTATATTCATAATAGCACCGGGAGTTTTGCTTCTGAGCATGCACAATTATCAAATACATCACAAGTGGTGTTTATGAAGTATGGCAACCATTCGTTTGGAAAAGATGTTGCATGGGGCAATGTGATGTTTGATGCGGCACAAGGCGTTGATGCAAATATTGGTAAGGCATTCAGAAATATTTATGGAAACCTCGAACTGCGCAATACCGGTAAGGGTTCTTTGTTTACTGAAGGGGTAAATATCATGTCTGTTAAAGGAGATTTTATTGTTTCGGGAGGAAGTTTTGAGGGTGTCAGGAATGTAAACAGTAAATTGGTTTTAAATGTAGGCGGTAGCTTTAAGGTGCTTGCCGGAAACATAAGTGATGTTGTAAACAAAACCACACCCGGAGCGCGGACAACTTTTAATCTTTATGGCGATGTTATGTTGCTTGGCGGGAAAATAATGTTGAACAATGCAGATGACGATGGATCGTTTATAAATATAATGGGTCATGAAAATCCGCAGGTACGATGGATGCAGACCGATAAGGCACAGGTGGAGTTGTGTAATGTTGCCATTAAACCCGAAAAAGAATTATTTCTGAAAGGAGATAAGATTGGCGACATACCGGCAGGAAGGCTGTTTTCAGTAGAGCGAAATGCCAAACTGTGGTGTGCCGCACTGAGTGTGACCGGGCAGGGCAGGTTTAGTCTGGCCGATAATGCAACCCTTGGTATAGGCCACAGTAAAGGAATAAATTCAGAAAAAAGCGAAGGAAATATTTTAACAAAAGAAAGGCAGTTTAGCTCTGGTGCAAACTATATATATTATATGGCAGTATCACCCCAAACTATGGGCGAGTTTGTTACATTTCCTAAAGAAAAAACCATTCGTAATTTGGTGATTAAGAAAGACAGCCCTATGCAACAAGTAAATCTGGCATCAGATTTATTTGTGAGCGATCAGGTTAAAGTGAGCATGGGAGATTTCAACCGCGGAAGTTTTAAATTACAACTATCAGATGTCAGTGAGTCATTGCATCGGCTCAATTGA
- a CDS encoding T9SS type A sorting domain-containing protein — translation MKKLSLSVSKTVIIALLCMVGNTSFASHIVGLYLTYTYQGPNTYLLHLKMYRDCSGIPAPMAPMVCCSSASTGGMGSVVLDTVSPSFYQVPLNSCATQGTTWCQGGSYFGIEEYNYEGIVTLPYAASDWVFSYTECCRNTAITTLANNYGAYIETTLDNLTYPVNSSPQFNSTLFGLYCVGTLTNISYQCTDADGDSLVFRLDSLRDGSSCPVTSTPINYLPPYGYLNPVASFTPFTLNQSTGILSFTPALIQIGAVSFVVDEYRNGVKIGSIKRDDQLVIVGENPDPAIVSGNVYIDFNANNTKDAGEPGVPTQVVTETTTGIVSLTDANGDYSMNLIPGSFDLTTAAPTHFTVTPSLIPVNITTAPSILTGQDFALAPDMIFTDLTISITQNIPPRPGMPAVYVISVINNGTQINNGTISLTLDTMLTYDSSTYAGAMVNGNVITWSFSNLNPLAQITFTVYTTTNALANVGDQLTLEAEVTPNFPDKSQADNEDAIYPLVVNSFDPNYKTVMPAGDVPVSFITNGEYLDYEIHFQNTGTAEALYVKILDGLDANLDLSTLEFVSSSHPCSMQLKGQGLLTFEFNNIHLASMFVDELHSTGFARFRIKPKASLLAGDEILNGAGIIFDNNLPVVTQTVITRVVNTTGVYTPQNNAAILLYPNPVSSYFTVANKTNHSFILNIYDVTGRLVLTQTANQQKINVSNLNAGIYSYETIDHQNKITKGKFIKK, via the coding sequence ATGAAAAAATTATCACTTTCTGTTTCAAAAACAGTAATTATTGCACTGCTGTGCATGGTGGGCAACACCTCTTTTGCATCACACATTGTAGGCCTGTATTTAACTTACACCTATCAAGGACCTAACACTTATCTCCTTCATTTAAAAATGTACCGCGACTGCTCCGGTATTCCTGCCCCCATGGCTCCAATGGTTTGTTGCTCCTCTGCTTCAACAGGAGGTATGGGCAGTGTTGTACTCGACACTGTTTCGCCCAGCTTTTACCAGGTGCCGTTAAACTCATGCGCCACACAAGGCACAACATGGTGCCAGGGTGGTAGCTATTTCGGTATTGAAGAGTACAACTATGAAGGCATAGTCACATTACCTTATGCCGCCAGCGATTGGGTATTTTCATATACAGAATGTTGCCGCAACACGGCCATTACTACACTTGCCAATAATTATGGCGCTTATATTGAAACTACATTGGATAATTTAACTTATCCGGTTAACAGTTCGCCACAATTCAATTCTACCTTATTTGGTTTGTATTGTGTAGGCACACTAACCAACATCAGCTATCAGTGTACCGATGCTGATGGCGATTCACTTGTATTCCGTCTTGATTCACTACGTGACGGTTCTTCATGCCCTGTAACTTCTACACCCATCAATTATCTTCCTCCATACGGATATTTAAACCCAGTAGCTTCTTTTACTCCGTTTACACTTAACCAGTCAACAGGTATTTTATCATTTACACCTGCGCTTATACAAATAGGGGCTGTATCATTTGTAGTAGATGAGTACCGCAACGGTGTAAAAATAGGCAGTATAAAACGCGATGACCAGTTGGTAATAGTGGGCGAAAATCCAGACCCTGCCATAGTAAGTGGAAATGTATATATTGATTTTAACGCCAATAACACAAAAGATGCAGGTGAACCCGGTGTACCCACGCAGGTGGTAACCGAAACCACTACAGGCATTGTTTCGCTTACTGATGCCAATGGCGATTACAGCATGAACCTTATTCCCGGCAGTTTCGATTTAACCACTGCTGCTCCCACACATTTTACAGTTACTCCATCACTCATTCCTGTAAATATTACCACAGCGCCATCTATACTTACAGGTCAGGATTTCGCTTTGGCACCTGATATGATTTTTACTGACCTTACCATTTCCATTACTCAAAATATTCCACCGCGCCCGGGTATGCCTGCTGTATATGTTATAAGCGTAATCAATAACGGAACGCAAATTAATAACGGCACCATCAGCTTAACGCTTGATACTATGTTAACGTATGATTCAAGCACCTATGCCGGTGCTATGGTAAACGGAAACGTGATTACATGGTCATTCAGTAATCTTAATCCGCTGGCGCAAATTACATTTACAGTTTACACCACCACAAACGCTTTAGCAAACGTTGGTGATCAGCTTACGCTTGAAGCAGAAGTAACACCCAATTTTCCTGATAAATCGCAGGCCGACAATGAAGATGCCATCTATCCTTTGGTAGTAAATTCTTTTGACCCCAATTATAAAACCGTAATGCCGGCAGGAGATGTACCTGTATCATTTATAACCAATGGTGAGTATCTTGATTACGAAATACATTTTCAAAATACAGGCACGGCCGAAGCGTTGTATGTAAAAATATTAGACGGTTTGGATGCTAATCTTGATCTATCTACATTGGAATTTGTATCAAGCAGTCACCCATGCTCCATGCAACTTAAAGGGCAAGGGCTGTTAACTTTTGAATTCAATAACATACACCTTGCCTCCATGTTTGTGGACGAATTACACAGCACTGGGTTTGCACGGTTCAGAATAAAACCTAAAGCAAGTTTATTAGCCGGAGATGAAATACTAAACGGTGCCGGAATTATTTTTGACAATAACTTACCTGTGGTTACACAAACCGTTATTACCCGTGTGGTTAACACTACAGGCGTTTACACTCCACAAAACAATGCTGCCATATTGCTTTATCCAAATCCTGTTAGCAGCTACTTTACAGTTGCCAACAAAACCAATCATAGCTTTATCTTAAATATTTATGATGTAACAGGAAGACTGGTACTTACACAAACAGCCAACCAGCAAAAAATAAATGTTAGCAACCTCAATGCGGGTATTTATTCTTATGAAACGATAGATCACCAAAACAAAATCACCAAAGGAAAATTTATTAAAAAATAA